In Fructilactobacillus cliffordii, a single genomic region encodes these proteins:
- the dnaI gene encoding primosomal protein DnaI has product MRNVGKGLKTSMQNHHLTEQYQKLLQSVYADPDVQEFVQEHQEDLAPQAVQKSASKLYEFVNEKKKMAAGQTTFAPGYAPQLVVNDHLIEVAYQPTKDFLRRQRDQRMKNNFVTVGMTPEIKRVNFEDYDPTPDQEEVIIDLINFIENYENDPQEHQKSVYLYGPFGVGKTFVMAAMAHRLSDHGVKTMLVHFPSFAVELKNAIGDNTFKSKVDQVKKMPVLIIDDIGADSMSAWIRDDVLGVILEYRMQNQLSTFFTSNFSMDELAKEHLAVTARNEAEPLKAQRLMERIKFLARPVYLNGNNLRN; this is encoded by the coding sequence ATGAGAAACGTGGGGAAGGGGTTGAAGACTTCCATGCAAAACCATCATTTGACCGAACAGTACCAAAAACTGTTGCAATCCGTTTATGCTGATCCGGACGTGCAGGAATTTGTTCAAGAGCATCAGGAGGATTTAGCTCCCCAAGCGGTGCAAAAATCAGCATCGAAGCTCTATGAATTTGTGAATGAGAAAAAGAAAATGGCAGCGGGACAGACTACTTTTGCCCCCGGATATGCACCGCAACTAGTGGTAAACGACCATTTAATTGAGGTTGCCTACCAACCAACTAAAGACTTTTTACGGCGGCAACGTGATCAACGCATGAAGAATAACTTTGTGACCGTGGGAATGACACCCGAAATCAAACGGGTTAACTTTGAAGATTATGATCCGACTCCTGATCAAGAAGAGGTGATTATTGATTTAATTAACTTCATTGAAAATTACGAGAATGATCCCCAGGAACACCAAAAATCAGTGTATTTATACGGGCCATTTGGGGTCGGTAAAACATTTGTGATGGCCGCCATGGCCCACCGTCTCTCTGATCATGGGGTAAAAACCATGTTAGTTCACTTCCCGTCGTTTGCAGTAGAACTAAAAAACGCGATTGGCGACAATACGTTTAAGTCCAAGGTTGATCAGGTGAAAAAGATGCCGGTTTTGATTATTGACGATATCGGTGCAGATTCGATGTCTGCTTGGATTCGGGATGACGTGCTAGGCGTTATTTTGGAATATCGAATGCAGAATCAGCTATCCACGTTTTTCACTTCTAACTTCTCCATGGATGAATTAGCCAAAGAACATTTAGCAGTTACCGCCCGTAACGAAGCGGAACCACTCAAAGCCCAACGACTAATGGAACGAATTAAATTCTTAGCTCGTCCCGTTTATTTGAATGGCAATAATTTAAGGAATTAA